The DNA sequence ACATTAGTAGCACCCTTTTCAGACTTCCCACACATTCCGTTCGTCCTCGATCTTTGGCTCGACCCACCCAAGACAGAtctccatgaaaaaaaaagataagcaGGAACATGTTTGAAGGTGTTCCAAGGTTTCAAGATCGTTGGCTGGGCGAATTTTCCACAGAAAGGACGGAAGTCCCTTCATTTGGAGTTTGGATTCAGACAGGGCTTTGGCATCGAACCAGAGTTGGCGAAAAGAGTGTTTGGTGCAAGATGTGGGTGGCACTCTTTAGACNCAGACTTCCCACACATTCCGTTCGTCCTCGATCTTTGGCTCGACCCACCCAAGACAGAcctccatgaaaaaaaaaaaagataagcaggaacatttttgaaggtGTTCCAAGGTTTCAAGATCGTTGGCTGGGCGAATTTTCCACAGAAAGGACGGAAGTCCCTTCAGTTGGAGTTTGGATTCAGACAGGGCTTTGGCATCGAACCAGAGTTGGCGAAAAGAGTGTTTGGTGCAAGATGTGGGTGGCACTCTTTAGACTCAGACCTGAATGCAACAATATCCTGGTTTCGATGGATTGTGTTACTGTATGTTCCATACGGGAATATCTGTTGAGTCAAGACTAAACTCTACCTTTCTCAACGTCCTTTGAAGCATGTTTGCCAGGGTCtgagaaatattttgagaCTAGAAGCAACACCAAACACCAAGTGAGACAGTGGAGAACAATTGTGCACCATTCTGCTTTAATTCAACGAAAATGGTGAGATCCAATACCAGACATCGCAATGCATAAGTTTACCCTTGGGGAAAAAGGTTGTTGGAGGCCGATTTAACGAGTTAAAAAAAGGATGTTTTTACTTTACCAGGAAATAAGAAGACCTTTTGTTAGTTGGGCCTTTACAAACACCGCAGTCGAAGTGAATTATATTTTAGTTATTGAGTAGTACCTCAGGCCGggcaaaaaatatccaaatgcTAAAGATGCTTAAGATTTTAGGTAGCATCCATTGAACCCAATTTACCGGTGACTTTAAGTTGTTTTGTCCCATATCGAATCGAAGAGAAAGGTCACTTTATTAGCAAATGTTGGTGTCGTTTGCAATTGGATGATCACGATGATGATCGCGCAAGATGTTCCAAATCGTCCGAATTTATAGGACATAAGGTTTTTGGCACTCGGAAATATGAAGTCTCCCAAACAAGAGGGACCTTTTTTCACGGGGATTTTCCTGGACAAATTAAGACTCCAGAActtttttggccaagtttcTGTCCTCTCTTTTCCAGACGTAAAACAAAGAGACCCTTATCATCCGCTGCAAATCAAAGCATTTCGATcttgcaaaaaagaaacaaaaaaatgagattttgtctctttttgagaacttccttaccactTCTACTAGGAATTCAATCCCCGACACTTTAAGATGAAAGATTCATACTTCTCATTAACTTTATGTTCAtatcaagtttgatccaagaaagAGTTGACAGATGtgactagcccttgaatatggatttttgaaaaatagatgGTCCAAATCTAATTTAAAACCTACTGGCGGATCAAGACCTGCGTACTCCCTCCAAATATTGGAAAGAGGCAAACCTAACAACGAGGGAaaccgagaaagaagatatgTGAACTTctttgttcgaactaacctgAAAGGGTAATTGAATCACTTACCTACAATCCTTTCATTCTCTTCTAATCTAAAAACCATATCAAAGCGAAATACAAATTCTACGTTTCATGTTCTTTTCTGAAGAAGATGATTAAGTATGCTCTGTCTCGCCAAACTCCcagttttgagtcaaataaGAACTTAACCCTGCTATTGTGAAGGCTGGATAGATATAAAACATTAACTTCATCTTTTTATGCTCTTGGCTCTGTCAATTTGACTCAATCTACATTTCTTCAAGTAATTGACGAATGAAGCAATCATGCCCAATACCACGATAAATTCCTCGCAGGTGAAAAGTCTTATCTTTCTCACCCACAAGAGACCGACTTTATTTCGTCTACACTTGTGTTATTCAGCCTTGGAGGCATTCTAGGGCGTTATGTCAAGGCGATTGCATCTAATCCGATCGTTCAATGTGCGTGTGAGGCTCGCTACACTCGTTGATTCAAATTCAACCAATCccattcttggcatttttttactcAACGAGACGAGAGTCAAATTTGTCGTTGTCCTGACTTCGAGCCAAAGACTCAGCCCTTTCCTtttaaacatgattttttgacGTGGGTATTGTTTAGCCACTGTCATATTTGaaggttgaaaaatgaatttttcgtATTTAGTTTTGTGCTCCACCAGAGGCCAAAATTGCGTTGTCAAAAGGTCTGTGACGAGTTGTAAGAGCAGTGGTTGCTTCCCAATGCGGTTATCTCATCTCTAGCCTTAAAGCCATCCCTTTGTGCGGTTCTCTATCTTGCTTCGAATACAAGGTGAGTTCGGTCTAATACCCATAGGTCCCTTGGGAGGTACACTTCTTGTCTGGGCCTCGGATGCGAAAACTTTGAACCAATCCAATTTCAACCCTACCATGGTCAAATCCGGTCTACGTAAGGGGTACTATGTTACTGGCATGTGTCTTTGTCCTTCGTTCTTAGTCTGGCTAATGACATTGATATTGGTTGATTCGCAGTTTATCGGTGTTGAATATCATTGTTACATCTCAGGTATTGCCTATATGAATACTATGTTAAGAGTGTGCAAGTAGAAATAGGTCTCGTTCTTGCCATGTGGGCAAACCAGCTGTTATGTTGAAAAATTCATAACATGTGGCCAATATTTCTGCCCCGTGGCCATCATTGAGGCACATAGTCACTCATTATCAGTTTTGAAGGACTCCGAGGTTCAGCATTAAATGGGGGCTCTCATTGGAAGTAGATTTATCTGATACTAACCAATCTTTGTAAGTGACTTGACATTCACTTAAAGCGTACCAAGGTCTAGCAGTGTCTATATGTACAATCTTTAAAGCTTGTGTGCTCTTCCCGGTGAATTGTTATGTTGGGATATCTATCATAACTTTGGGTATGCATTAACTCACACCCATCTCCTCACGTCACAGAAGGTGCTTTGAAAATCATGCTGCTTCTTGGGGTGAATATAGAGAAAAGATATATATTCATTGGATTTTTCATCTTCGGTAAGATTTTGGACTTTCAGATTAGTGCTTAATCAATTGCAAAATCGTGCCAATTTCTAGAACCGCGAATAACACTGATTTTTAGAGATGGCTGAATGCTTGACAGAATTGACTCTGTAGTTATGGCAACTAAGAGTAGCCTTTGATTTCTATTTGTTGGGATTATTCAATCTTTGAGCCAATCCAATGCTATGTTGCTTTTTTAGGGATCATGTGGATAGGTTACACTTTCTCATTGATCCATTCCTAACAAATTGTTAACTCGATGTTTACCTTCTCTGGCCAAGACATTCTTTTTACCTATCTCTTACAAAATCGCCCCCTGGTGACAAATCCCAAGACAAGTTCATACACAtttgttattcatttttcGCCTCGTTCAATAATGTTCCGGGACTTACAAGTCGAACTTCTTCAATCTGCAGCACATATACTCAAGCCAACTCATCCTCCGAAATATCTCAGGCTCTTGAGGCTTAAAAAGTCcacttttgttttttgcagGCCTCCTTCCAGTGATATTTCTTTCAGTCAGTTTTGATTACTCTTATGTGAAGTTGGCGAGCAATCTCAATCCAATTCAAGGGAGACTCGAACAACTAGAGGTGGGAAAAGGCCTTGAATGGGGGCTCTCTATGGAATCGGCAAAATTAGCAAATCTTACGTCAACCAGTGAGATCTCTGCTTCTAAGGCCACCAGAAATGAGTCGTTGCCCGTCAAGAAGCTACTCTATTTCAACCACTTTTTCGAACAATGGGATTGGAAGTTTGGTCAAGGCGGACCAGAATTATTTCAACAGCAGGGTTGCAGGGTGACCAATTGTTACATTACCAGCAACAAGACCAAGTTTGGGACCATTGCCGAGTTCGATGCCGTTCTTTTTTATAAGCGATTATACAACTTCAGTGATCCCAACATCATTCCGGATCAAAAGCAACGGAAATCCAGTCAACGTTATGTCATGATGATGCAGGAGAGCCCAATGCACGATTACGCTAATTATCACAAATTACAAGGTAATACGACATTGTTAACGAAAATCAGGAGCTTTTGGGTGCACTCTCATAAATGGAACGAAGAGCAGGTCCTCATGAAAGGAACTCATGGTTTCACAACTCCTTTCTAGCCCTGGTGGTAAAAAAATGCTACACTTACTTTCGGGGAAGGGGGGAAATAttaattgttgttgttgttgtttaaaaaaatggatttattgcgagaagcatgtctcattggatatataaGTGGTACATGAATATCAATTCAATTAGAGCTGCACACGGCGatttggggcccattctgggttcaagggttGCCATTTGAGGCAAATATCCACTAGAAAAGCAGGGTTTGGGTgtggggggagacctgggatcgaacccatgaacccgagatCAACACGGTCACGCATTAGTCAAATGTGCTATAACCATCTCCCTAAACCCTTTATTCATTAATTTATGTACACTTCAAATATACATGGGCAGTTCATCAAAATGTAACATTCTGAGAAGCGATTGCCTGCATGGTGAATGCCCCTGGAATTTTATGTCGGAAAATTAAATTAATGGGACAAAATTGCAAGATGGCAAGTCATTCCTTCTGTCGCTCAGAATGAAAGCGAGATCATTGTCGATCATATTTTTGATCCCCTGTCAATACTCCAATTTGCAACCAGCTTTGGCTGAGGAGCCACAGCAATATAATGTAGACGTAGactattttttgcttctcttCCATAAATTTACGGGGAAAAATTGTTACTCTCCTTTGTTATattctttgaaatttattACGTTTATACCACAACCATAGAACAGCTGATGAATCAGCTCTTTGACGCCTTTTTGTCAGTCACTTGGAGACACTGAGGCAAGCACTTTTGTTTTGGGTCCTATAGTGAAGGGAGATCAAGCAGGGAGCGCATGCCGCCACTTTGAAATCCAACGCTTTGGAACTATCATGATCCAAACTCTTCAAACTTTTACCTGCAAAATTGAGCGCCATAAATAGGTACGAACGTTCAGTTCATACTAGACCATTTTGATGAGACGTTCTGTTAACTGACCCCACTTACGTACAAGAGAGGGCTTACTTGTTTGTATTTCGAGATGATCCCAGGCTTCACTCTCACGATTACAGACTTTTTCAATTGGACCATGACTTATCGCATGGATAGTGACATCCCCATTCCGTATGGCTTGTTTGTCCCCAAAGGCGATGTTCAGGAATCCatccaaaatgagaaaacatgGAGGGCTTTCAATTATGCCGAATTCCAAGCTACTCTCGCCAAACGACCTACTGAGTTTTTACAGATGGCTAAGAGGCCCAACCAAGTGCTTTGGTATGTATCCCATTGCAATGCTGCTTCCGAACGAGATAAATATGCCGCCGAACTGTCCAAGTACATCAATGTATCCATTTATGGAAAGTGTACGATGGTGCGACCTCGCATTGACCAAGTTCTCTCTCAATTCAAGTTCTACTTATCCTTTGAGAACAGCTTCTGCACTGATTACATCACCGAAAAGTTCTTCAAACGAATCAGTCAAGGGATCTTGCCAATCGTTTTGGGGGGGGGTAACTACACCCGAGTGGCTCCTCCTCATTCCTTCATCAACGTACTAGATTTCCCCTCTCCTCGAGAATTGGCCAAATATCTCATGTACTTGGATGAAAATCGAGAACAGTATTTGTCTTACTTTTGGTGGATGGATTATTATTCGGTAGTCCATAAACTTCAATTGTCTGAAGGCATTTGTCAGTTGTGTCAAATGCTGAACGCGGATTTGCCCGTCAAAACGTATCACAGTATGTCGGATTGGTGGCGGGGACCCAGAGGAACCAGGTCGAATTCCACATGTCGAGCCAGGTACTCTTTTCCATGGTCAAAATACAACTCTAGGAGAAAAACCTTAAACCAATGACAATTCGATAAACCAAAGCTCTCATTCATAGACCATACCAACTAAATCAGAGAAACATACTGGGCAAACACCTGAATAACGTGACAGTGTGCCTGACAATTACTAAACCTATTTGCTTTCTTTCGTTTAACATGACTATTGATGACACTTTCTCCATCCATCTGACGTCCATTTATGCGGAGGATTTGTAGGTTTATCAGCTCAAGAAATTCGATTTAGATAGTTTGAGGCAGGGTAAGTTGCTAGATGGTGAGCTAGAAAAAGCCTCAAATTGCCCTTAGATGGAAGCAATACTGCAAAGGACAATCGCTTACCGGATCGCAGAACAGGGTGAATAGCTTTCAATGGTCCAATCTTGGACCTATTTTTTCATTAGGCGAATTGTTATCTACATCAGAGAGTATAGTATACCTATACTATGGGATACTTCAGTATATTTATTTTGAGTATACTCAAGAATACTCAATCAGATACGTTAAACCGCTTAAAACTGGCCAATTGTAATAGAATATGACTGATTGTAATTTACAATCACATCACTATTAATTATAAATAACAGTTTCAGCTTCATATGTACTGGACATATACTAAAGCTCTGCATTGGATTTGGAtcggattgaccaacaattttcggattcggagtcggattcggattggaaaaaagttttcagattcggtcggattgaacatttctttcagattcggattggggaatggaaaaaatcagattgggttcaaatccgatccaagtccaaaattgcaagattaactaaataaatgtaaatttgttttgagaatggtttcttttaCAACCCTCAAAATGTGAGGTAAATCAAAGGACATTAAAACTAAAATCTGTGAACAGACCTGCTATCTTAAAGATTATCacaattgtgtggcaatccaacacaaatcaagaaaccaaaaattttcagaaaataagaaaagggTCATGATATTTACTGTCCATACAGCCAATAttgggaaaaaggaaattagaataTCAAGCCTGTATATTAAAAATTGTTGAACCATTTTCATAAcagaattatattcaataCTACTACAATTGAAGCGAAGACAAGTTATGCTATTCTATTGGTGTTACAAAAAATTATGGCATTATTGCAACTggaaaattaaattttgacTACGACAACTCCACTTAATCTCATCGTTTTAAAACGTTTAGGCGGCAAAAAAGCACTTTTAGAGGTTGAATGAgttctttgaaattcaattggatgaaTAAATCAGATTTTGCTAAATAATTTCGGATTATAGTCGGATTAAGCGAATATATCTCGGATTCAGATTCAGATTCGGatccgaaaaaaaattgattcgTTCGGATTGGAGAAAgctctcggattcggatcaCAAAAAATCTCTTCGTATCGGATTCGGAGACCCtgtcggatccgatgcacagctctaaaATATACTGGACTCGAGTCgtttagaaaggactcgagtccggtctcgtaaaaaatataattttcatttcttcttagAATCTCGAGGGTCTTTTTACTAAAACGGACCATACAATAAAAgactcggcgagtccggcaaaaagtcaaaaggtcaatggactcgtacgagtccgacttttgccggactcaccccagcactacttCTTACAGTCATTTTCCGTTACAGCTTTTCCCAAAAAGTACCAATCTTTTTAGGGCAAAATTACTCGCTCATCTAAAGCAAAGCAATTGAACTGAGTAAGCGATTTTGATCTAAAGCACGAATACCATTGCAAATGAATACACTGTAGGTACTGAAAAAGTGGGATATTTGAGGCGAGATGAGCCCCCTTCTATTGGTACCAGTAATGATTGTATTCCGTCAATTCCTTTTAAGTTGTACCTCAACCACAAGATCTTTGTTTTCTATCCCCAAGAAACTTGCAAAAACTAATCCCCCTGTTTATTCCGGATCAAGAGGCACAATATGGAACCACCCACGATTTCTCCATCTTATCGGTCCCAACTTCACTCCCTGTTTGTGTTAGACTACGGTAAATTCCCTTTGTATCAGGTAATGTTGTTTTCATGAAACCATAAAGATATGTAATTCTGAATATATTGCTTTTGGTTAGCAATCTTTTCAACTCATCTAGTACATAGCTCGAAGGTATACAATGCCCTCTTGTCATCTAATTTTTCacctgaaacattttttggaaattttatTGATCAGGCCCATTGGGGCAGTGGAATATTCAGAAGATTACCAGCATACATTCGCCAATTACCAAAATAGTCTTTTGAAAATCCGAGCAAGCAAACAGAAACAACAACGTCATTCCATTCTCAGTTTCCTTTGGCCCTTAGTTCACATCCTACGTCAAAATAGTATACAAATGAgctttcaactattttggaaGGCTTGGGCTTGCCAAGCTAACTTTGGAACTTGAAAACTTCCGGACCAAATATGAGctaagaattttttttccatgtAGATccttcaaaaagtgaaaaatctCCAAGTCCTTTCATATTGAATACCAGCTATTTTACGAGCGTTTTGTCTTCATCGCCGTTGACGACCGACAAAAGACATCTAAAACAATGCTCGTCTAACTATTGACTAGACAGAAATGACCTGTCAATGAAGATTGTTAGAGAACACCAGCCTCTTAACAAGCTAAATGGCCCTACATCCATTTATTGATCGAATGATCAACTGACGGTCTTACAAGAAAATGACCAACTCTAATCTTTTCGTCTATCATAGATGGTCTTGTTTCTTATTATTTTACTACTTAAAGCCTTTAAACTTGCCAGGCGCAGATAAAAAAATATCGATTTTTCTAAATATTTTGTCCcaatattttattgttttgtgaTCAACTAGGTTGGATGAGACACTTCAAAATACTATAAAGCGAGGTTATAGTCGACTCAATGATAACTGATAGATTAGGTTCCTTGATCAAATTATCAATGTGGAATAAAAATTGGAATTGTTTTGGCATGGTTTGACCTTGGAAAGCCTCCATCTAATAGTAAAATTTCAAGAGTGCAACAACCACAATAAGACCGGGATAAAAACCCTTGTACCATGTTCCAATacagaaaaattgaaatctcttTCAATGCCAAGACACTTTCATTCAGCACAGATGCGttgttttcaaagaatgaagaaggtgtgttttttcattttataaaaaaatgatccatGTCGAGATGCgacaagatttggataaagaaagaaaatggagaagagAGCTTTAGTATTTGGAAGCCTTGAAGCTGGCTGAGATTTTCTTCCGACAATTTGCTTGATGATGAATGTCTGAGCTTTGAGAAAATGTGACAGATGCTTTCCCTGTTTTTAGAATGTGAGCCGAGGTATGGAGCAGGATTTGTTCCTTTAACCCCCTCGAAATCAAGAAGGCCAAAGTGCACCAAGGCCCTTTTTGGCCTTATCTTTAAGCTACTTCTTTAATCTTTGAATGGCTGCCtttttcttgactttgtcTGAGGTTGAATAAGAGCGTTCCAAACTATACTGAGAAAAACTCTCTTTCAACAACCCATCCTCCCCCCACCCCCTCCAGCCCATTTTCGAGTGGATATTCGCCCTAAAATGGACCCCTTATCACCTCAAAGTGAGATCTACAATAAGAGTTGTTGCTGTTTATTAGTATGGTCTAGCAATTGGATCAAGGGTGTGGACagtttgcatttgaaaaagaaatgtgacTTGTTTGAAAATCGCAATAACCCACATGCAGTTATTTGCAGGTTGCGGCAATGAATAACTACAGTTTTTGCAATAGGCGAATGGTCCATCAATCCAAGTCAGACCACATTAGAGTGAAAACATTGCAATCAACTACAGCAATATACTCGTAACATATAACTAACTATTTTCTGCTACCTTCCACCGCTCCCCGTTCTTTTACAATGTTCCGTGACTAACCAAAGACCGAAGCAGTAGAATAGCGACGAATTGAGCGATTTTAGATAACTCAACGATCACCGAAGGTTTGGCTTCGAAAGGCCCTTGACCTTCATGGCGGAGAGACAATTACTGATTAATGGTAATTCCAAAGACCTTGGCAGTTTACGACCAAAATAGAATCGTCACGAAAGAAGATAGATTCGTTATTGTTCGGCTGTTAACTCACCCTTAACAATCCAAGACGGTCAAAAGATGGCTGAAGTCAGTTTTGATTTGGAGGGGGTAGATATTTTTTGATAGAGACTGATGGAGTTGTGGCAACACTTCTGTCAAGCAACAAGTCGGGCCTCACACTCAATTGACAGCTGTTCCATTCCACGGACTAGCACTCAACCATGAATTATCCAGTTCTCGGCAGTGCCTGCATGCATTTATGGAGTATGTCAATTTGCTTGGAAAGGGATAAGCGTGGTACTCT is a window from the Tigriopus californicus strain San Diego chromosome 2, Tcal_SD_v2.1, whole genome shotgun sequence genome containing:
- the LOC131891164 gene encoding alpha-(1,3)-fucosyltransferase C-like, with protein sequence MESAKLANLTSTSEISASKATRNESLPVKKLLYFNHFFEQWDWKFGQGGPELFQQQGCRVTNCYITSNKTKFGTIAEFDAVLFYKRLYNFSDPNIIPDQKQRKSSQRYVMMMQESPMHDYANYHKLQDFFNWTMTYRMDSDIPIPYGLFVPKGDVQESIQNEKTWRAFNYAEFQATLAKRPTEFLQMAKRPNQVLWYVSHCNAASERDKYAAELSKYINVSIYGKCTMVRPRIDQVLSQFKFYLSFENSFCTDYITEKFFKRISQGILPIVLGGGNYTRVAPPHSFINVLDFPSPRELAKYLMYLDENREQYLSYFWWMDYYSVVHKLQLSEGICQLCQMLNADLPVKTYHSMSDWWRGPRGTRSNSTCRARYSFPWSKYNSRRKTLNQ